A genomic segment from Flavobacterium litorale encodes:
- a CDS encoding sensor histidine kinase, producing MEKWQDPKVIALWIAIALVLVFTILIFVIKIMHAGYKRMTEANLREARLQLEYQKKLLETNLKAQEKERMRIASDLHDSLIGKLTVIRLKSQTGVPITAIDEMLGEGIAEARRISHDLTPPLLEHTALQDLVAELINPWKENLKIDYFSDIRTEDALPPNTKIQMVRIVQELITNINKHANATAVKVHLRYTPNCIALLVKDNGAGFDTTILTKGLGLSSLELRMQYLNAKYTVNSTIGVGTTTVLVAPVPQTTTTNG from the coding sequence ATGGAAAAATGGCAGGATCCGAAAGTAATAGCGTTATGGATTGCAATTGCACTCGTACTTGTGTTTACTATACTAATATTCGTAATAAAAATAATGCACGCAGGTTACAAGCGCATGACGGAAGCCAACCTCCGTGAAGCCAGATTACAATTAGAATACCAAAAAAAACTGCTTGAAACCAACCTGAAAGCACAAGAAAAAGAGCGCATGCGCATAGCGTCTGATTTGCACGATAGCCTTATAGGTAAACTAACAGTAATACGGCTAAAAAGCCAAACAGGCGTACCAATTACCGCTATAGATGAAATGCTGGGCGAGGGTATTGCCGAAGCCAGAAGAATATCGCACGATCTTACCCCGCCATTGTTAGAGCATACCGCGCTGCAAGACCTTGTTGCAGAACTTATTAATCCTTGGAAAGAGAATCTTAAAATTGATTATTTTAGCGATATCAGAACAGAGGATGCATTACCACCGAACACCAAAATACAAATGGTACGTATAGTGCAGGAACTTATTACTAATATTAATAAACATGCCAACGCTACAGCGGTAAAAGTACATTTGCGTTACACACCCAATTGCATAGCACTTTTAGTTAAGGATAATGGGGCTGGTTTTGACACTACTATACTAACAAAAGGGTTGGGACTAAGCAGCCTAGAGCTACGAATGCAATATTTAAATGCGAAGTACACCGTAAACTCTACTATAGGGGTTGGTACTACAACAGTACTGGTAGCACCAGTGCCACAAACCACTACTACTAATGGATAG
- a CDS encoding LytTR family DNA-binding domain-containing protein encodes MLKKLGLEFIITIFLAIFLHSLIDIEVFSISNWRRDNVVNLLHLWLTMLSGYYIYNKILQWSFKQWDISSAKKLITLLLGISVLITLYVIVTDVLFYKLYYDITSLKKETTFFEFDLPITIVVLTFGGLLFFQRYYNKPIPKTGSNTTVDENIIRIKAHKGKGTAIIDIEEVSIFYINNGIVWLQTLNGEKYHTDYTLTALLEIVDSNYFFRLNRQAIVQKKAIKEFRKLEFQKLEVILNQKVNYNTSLIVSKYTAPTFKKWLTNSG; translated from the coding sequence ATGTTAAAAAAACTAGGACTCGAATTTATTATAACCATCTTTCTAGCCATTTTTCTGCACAGCTTGATTGATATTGAAGTTTTCTCGATATCGAATTGGCGAAGAGATAACGTAGTAAATCTTTTACACCTTTGGCTAACAATGCTTAGTGGCTATTATATTTATAACAAAATACTGCAATGGAGCTTTAAGCAATGGGATATTAGTTCAGCTAAAAAATTGATAACCTTACTACTCGGTATTTCTGTATTAATAACGCTATACGTTATTGTAACAGATGTATTATTTTACAAGTTATACTATGATATTACTTCGTTAAAAAAAGAAACTACTTTTTTTGAATTTGATTTACCCATAACAATTGTAGTACTAACCTTTGGAGGGTTGTTGTTTTTTCAGCGATATTATAATAAACCTATTCCAAAAACAGGCAGTAATACTACAGTAGATGAGAATATAATAAGAATAAAAGCCCATAAAGGAAAAGGCACTGCTATTATTGACATAGAAGAGGTAAGTATTTTTTACATAAATAATGGAATTGTTTGGTTACAAACATTAAATGGTGAAAAATACCATACGGATTATACACTAACAGCATTACTTGAAATAGTAGATAGTAACTATTTTTTTAGGTTAAACAGGCAAGCAATAGTACAGAAAAAAGCCATTAAAGAATTTAGGAAATTAGAATTCCAAAAACTAGAAGTAATATTAAATCAAAAAGTCAATTACAATACCTCTTTAATAGTATCTAAGTATACTGCACCTACATTTAAAAAATGGCTGACCAATTCGGGTTAA
- a CDS encoding alpha/beta hydrolase, producing MKHSQAALLLILTLILTLYPFTEPQAQNVKDFFYAEPETKNLPVFVRGNLEAKKILLFIQGGGAERGIDFGRSDYPFWKNTLEKEVAIAYFDQRGLNRSLKKIDTLKINPTQVTKDIITIAKTLHKKYNAAIYLFGHSNGGQDVLDCLAKFPDETSFIKAGIAFNPPITTDFSPERYKYYRPLYLKNLAQEFIAQKKDTVYWKQALEWITEKDSLYDRETIMQWKKYTNNAYKSVERKISVGMALKVIFSRPYNPIKYLNNKPSKYISNKLWEFNKNLNRWAYLPNIKHRLLLITGRYDNIAVPEELEEAHKLIPNSELIIIPNSKHWTLLDQPQQFNNAVLNFLKNTD from the coding sequence ATGAAACACTCACAAGCAGCACTCCTTTTAATACTTACTTTGATACTAACACTGTACCCATTTACCGAACCTCAAGCTCAAAATGTAAAAGATTTTTTTTATGCAGAACCTGAAACTAAAAATCTACCCGTTTTTGTACGAGGAAATTTAGAAGCCAAGAAAATTTTATTGTTCATTCAGGGTGGAGGTGCCGAACGCGGAATTGATTTTGGTCGTTCCGATTATCCATTTTGGAAAAATACACTTGAAAAAGAAGTAGCTATAGCCTATTTTGACCAAAGGGGGTTAAATAGAAGCCTAAAAAAGATTGATACGCTAAAAATAAACCCTACTCAGGTAACAAAAGATATTATTACAATAGCTAAAACATTACACAAAAAATATAATGCAGCTATATATCTGTTCGGACATAGTAATGGCGGACAAGATGTTTTGGATTGTTTGGCTAAATTCCCAGACGAAACATCTTTTATAAAAGCAGGTATAGCCTTTAACCCTCCTATTACTACCGATTTTTCACCTGAAAGGTACAAATACTACAGACCTTTGTATCTAAAAAATTTAGCCCAAGAATTTATTGCTCAAAAAAAAGATACTGTATATTGGAAACAGGCTTTGGAGTGGATAACTGAAAAGGATTCGTTGTACGACAGAGAAACAATTATGCAATGGAAAAAATATACCAATAATGCCTATAAATCAGTAGAGCGAAAAATATCGGTTGGTATGGCGCTTAAAGTTATTTTTTCACGACCGTATAACCCTATTAAATACTTAAACAACAAACCCAGTAAATATATAAGTAATAAACTATGGGAGTTTAACAAAAATTTAAATCGCTGGGCATACTTACCCAATATAAAACACCGTTTGTTGCTTATTACAGGACGTTATGATAATATTGCTGTTCCAGAAGAATTAGAAGAAGCACATAAGCTCATACCAAACTCAGAATTAATAATAATACCTAATAGTAAGCACTGGACTTTGCTCGACCAACCACAGCAATTTAACAATGCTGTACTCAACTTTTTAAAAAATACAGATTAA
- a CDS encoding DUF3108 domain-containing protein, giving the protein MKKTLLLITYIICLQYMQAQVVDSVNTKSNTLRLDQLKSGNNTYVVYIQDSLNEPKYNFELWERIIDKNATSNKNTLVWNRYQNNKTKFYKYTIAFTNKLEPISEEVYHEDIKDGITVITKKHFVYNGNQMHSNPDSNKHTAKPVEVLDLKNSFNWELDLETLSTLPLAKGKTFAINFYHPGSRIPPKYYDFVVDRSEKLTFNNKPLDCWVVKVVYSKKQSSEFWIDKSTHSVLQMREYFYGKYRYKKLIV; this is encoded by the coding sequence ATGAAAAAAACACTACTACTAATTACGTACATTATATGTTTGCAATACATGCAAGCACAAGTTGTTGATAGTGTTAATACAAAAAGTAACACGCTACGATTGGATCAGCTTAAAAGCGGTAACAACACCTATGTTGTTTACATACAAGACTCTTTAAACGAACCTAAATATAATTTTGAATTGTGGGAACGAATAATTGATAAAAATGCTACCTCAAATAAAAACACACTCGTTTGGAACAGGTATCAGAACAATAAAACTAAATTTTACAAGTACACCATTGCGTTTACCAACAAACTAGAACCCATAAGTGAAGAAGTATACCATGAGGATATAAAAGATGGTATAACTGTTATTACTAAAAAACACTTTGTATACAACGGTAACCAAATGCATTCTAATCCCGATAGTAATAAGCATACTGCCAAACCCGTTGAGGTTTTAGATTTGAAAAACTCTTTTAATTGGGAGTTGGATTTAGAAACACTCTCAACACTGCCTTTAGCAAAAGGCAAAACATTTGCTATTAACTTTTATCATCCAGGCTCTAGAATACCACCAAAATATTATGATTTTGTAGTAGACAGAAGCGAAAAGTTAACTTTTAATAATAAACCTCTTGATTGCTGGGTTGTAAAAGTTGTTTACTCTAAAAAGCAATCCAGTGAGTTTTGGATAGATAAATCTACCCACAGCGTACTGCAAATGAGAGAATATTTTTATGGGAAATACCGCTACAAAAAACTAATAGTTTAG